A DNA window from Alteribacter keqinensis contains the following coding sequences:
- the ftsH gene encoding ATP-dependent zinc metalloprotease FtsH: MNRIFRNTIFYLLIFLVIVGIVSLFNGEPDGTEEITFNEFQEYLENGQIENVTAQPGGDVYILRGNLVPGATDDEEEPEEGASFIVNVPDTPEMIGQVVTLVNQADSVQFQEAEEPSGWVTVFTAIIPFIIIFILFFFLLSQAQGGGSRVMNFGKSKAKLYSEDKKKARFKDVAGAEEEKQELVEVVDFLKDPRKFSQIGARIPKGVLLVGPPGTGKTLLARAVAGEAGVPFFSISGSDFVEMFVGVGASRVRDLFENAKKNSPCIIFIDEIDAVGRRRGAGLGGGHDEREQTLNQLLVEMDGFGANEGIILIAATNRADILDPALLRPGRFDRQIMVGRPDVIGREQVLEVHARNKPLADDVNLKTIAYRTPGFSGADLENLLNEAALVAARSDKEKIDMESVEEAIDRVIAGPSKKSRVISKKERGIVAHHEAGHTVVGVKLESADMVHKVTIVPRGQAGGYAMMLPKEDRYFMTKPELLDKIVGLLGGRVAEEVMFGEVSTGAHNDFQRATAIARKMVTEYGMSEKLGPLQFGQPQGEVFLGKDINNEPNYSDAIAHEIDMEIQRIIKESYERCRQILVDNKDKLELVAQMLLEYETLDAEQIKSLVEEGKMPEGHHMAKKLNGESDDEPKVNIQSKKGEENPDREDSNEEAPRRSYLDDQVEKPFDDNKEKDDKDNK; the protein is encoded by the coding sequence ATGAATCGGATTTTTCGTAATACGATCTTTTATTTATTGATTTTCCTGGTCATTGTAGGAATTGTAAGCCTCTTTAATGGTGAGCCTGATGGCACCGAAGAGATTACGTTTAATGAGTTCCAGGAGTACTTAGAAAATGGTCAAATTGAAAATGTCACTGCCCAGCCGGGGGGAGACGTATATATTCTGCGTGGGAATTTAGTCCCTGGTGCAACGGACGACGAAGAAGAGCCTGAGGAAGGTGCTTCATTTATCGTTAATGTTCCTGATACACCGGAGATGATCGGTCAGGTAGTGACCCTTGTAAACCAGGCAGACTCTGTTCAGTTCCAGGAGGCTGAAGAGCCGAGTGGATGGGTGACGGTCTTTACGGCCATTATTCCGTTTATCATTATCTTTATCCTGTTCTTCTTTTTACTGAGCCAGGCACAGGGCGGCGGCAGCCGAGTGATGAACTTTGGTAAAAGTAAGGCGAAGCTGTACAGTGAAGATAAAAAGAAAGCCCGCTTTAAAGATGTAGCCGGTGCTGAAGAGGAAAAGCAGGAGCTTGTCGAAGTTGTTGACTTCCTTAAAGACCCTCGCAAATTCTCTCAAATCGGTGCCAGAATTCCAAAAGGTGTTCTCTTAGTGGGACCACCGGGTACCGGTAAAACGTTACTTGCCCGTGCTGTTGCAGGAGAGGCCGGCGTGCCATTCTTCTCGATCAGTGGTTCCGACTTTGTTGAGATGTTTGTCGGTGTCGGTGCATCCCGTGTACGTGACCTGTTTGAAAATGCGAAGAAAAATTCTCCGTGTATCATCTTCATTGATGAGATTGATGCAGTGGGACGACGTCGTGGAGCTGGTCTTGGCGGCGGGCACGATGAGCGTGAGCAGACGCTTAACCAACTTCTCGTTGAAATGGACGGATTTGGTGCGAACGAAGGAATTATCCTTATTGCTGCAACGAACCGTGCGGATATTCTGGATCCAGCCCTTCTTCGTCCGGGACGTTTTGACCGTCAGATCATGGTAGGGCGTCCGGATGTTATCGGGCGTGAGCAGGTTCTTGAGGTTCATGCCAGAAATAAGCCGCTGGCTGATGACGTAAATCTTAAGACGATTGCCTACCGTACTCCAGGCTTCTCCGGAGCAGATTTGGAGAACCTGCTGAACGAAGCGGCCCTCGTTGCTGCCCGTTCGGATAAAGAGAAAATTGATATGGAATCGGTTGAAGAAGCGATTGACCGTGTTATTGCCGGTCCCTCGAAGAAGAGCCGTGTTATTTCCAAAAAAGAACGTGGTATTGTAGCTCACCACGAAGCCGGCCATACGGTTGTCGGTGTGAAGCTTGAAAGTGCCGACATGGTCCACAAGGTTACAATTGTACCTCGTGGTCAGGCGGGCGGATATGCGATGATGCTTCCGAAAGAAGACCGTTACTTTATGACGAAGCCTGAGCTTCTTGATAAGATTGTTGGTCTTTTAGGCGGACGTGTGGCAGAGGAAGTGATGTTCGGAGAAGTAAGTACCGGAGCGCATAATGACTTCCAGCGTGCCACAGCTATTGCCCGCAAAATGGTTACTGAATACGGTATGAGTGAAAAGCTCGGACCGCTTCAGTTCGGTCAGCCTCAAGGTGAAGTATTCCTTGGCAAAGACATTAACAATGAGCCGAACTACAGTGACGCCATTGCCCATGAGATTGACATGGAAATTCAGCGCATCATCAAGGAATCCTATGAGCGTTGCCGTCAAATCCTTGTTGACAATAAGGATAAACTTGAGCTTGTTGCCCAAATGCTTCTTGAGTATGAAACACTTGATGCAGAGCAAATCAAGTCCCTTGTTGAAGAAGGGAAAATGCCGGAAGGTCACCACATGGCAAAAAAACTTAACGGTGAATCAGACGATGAGCCGAAAGTGAACATTCAAAGTAAAAAAGGTGAAGAAAATCCGGATCGTGAAGATAGCAACGAGGAAGCTCCTCGACGCAGTTACCTTGACGACCAGGTTGAAAAACCTTTTGATGACAATAAAGAAAAAGACGATAAAGATAACAAGTAA
- the hpt gene encoding hypoxanthine phosphoribosyltransferase, whose translation MRDDIQSVLISEEEIQEKVAELGRQLTEEYEGRFPLVVGVLKGSLPFMGDLIKKIDTHVELDLMDVSSYGNEMVSSGEVKIVKDLNTSVEGRDVLILEDIIDSGLTLSYLVELFKYRKAKTVKIVTLLDKPEGRKVDLVPDVAGFSVPDEFVVGYGLDYAERYRNLPFIGILKPEIYQG comes from the coding sequence ATGAGAGATGATATTCAGTCAGTTTTGATTTCCGAGGAAGAGATTCAGGAAAAAGTAGCAGAGCTTGGCAGGCAGTTAACAGAAGAATATGAGGGGCGTTTTCCTCTTGTCGTAGGTGTTCTTAAAGGATCCCTTCCATTTATGGGAGACCTCATTAAAAAGATCGACACACATGTAGAGCTCGATCTGATGGACGTTTCAAGTTACGGTAATGAAATGGTCTCATCAGGGGAAGTTAAGATTGTAAAGGACCTTAATACTTCTGTAGAAGGCCGTGACGTTCTGATCCTTGAAGATATTATCGACAGCGGGCTGACTCTCAGCTACCTTGTTGAGCTGTTTAAATACCGTAAAGCAAAAACAGTTAAGATTGTCACGCTTCTGGATAAGCCTGAAGGGCGTAAAGTGGATCTTGTGCCGGACGTAGCAGGATTTTCAGTGCCCGACGAATTTGTAGTCGGATACGGCCTGGACTATGCAGAACGCTACCGCAACCTCCCGTTTATCGGCATTTTGAAGCCGGAAATATACCAGGGTTAA
- the tilS gene encoding tRNA lysidine(34) synthetase TilS, whose protein sequence is MKRTVDQFIQRHRLIQEGNTVLIAVSGGPDSIALLHYLLEKRRVWNLRLVALHGEHGLRGSDSVEDMTFVKAMCVEFGIECVTEKLNVKNYIDEHSCSVQEAARECRYYFFERMIARFKADVLATGHHGDDQIETMVMRQVRGAGSGLGGIPVTRSLGGGKLIRPFLNVSKDDILLYCEENGIPYRTDHSNEEDKYTRNRFRKQVLPFFKEENPNVHQRFQSQSEWLHEDDSYLTGLAEEKLSGVITERTKKSIMISVKAFLDMPIPLQRRAFHLILNYLSIDNIRVQALSIHRKVFIDLLVQANPSGHLDFPGDLFVERSYDVCLFSTERDTKETEGDKVDEQLPVPGMVTFKRGKIKASVQENDRAGSGSLWVFKSDPGHLPLPLTVRTRKNGDRVVPKGMTGTKKLKDLFINKKVPRHLRDSWPVVTDREDRIIWVPGIVHTETGSALPKKDKMLYLECELDDDSFREVT, encoded by the coding sequence ATGAAACGAACCGTTGATCAATTTATCCAGAGGCACCGTCTGATTCAAGAGGGAAACACTGTGCTTATTGCTGTATCCGGCGGTCCTGACAGCATCGCACTCCTTCATTATTTACTTGAAAAAAGAAGGGTGTGGAATCTTCGTCTCGTTGCTCTTCATGGTGAACATGGCCTGAGGGGCTCCGACTCCGTAGAGGATATGACTTTTGTAAAAGCGATGTGCGTCGAGTTTGGGATTGAGTGCGTTACTGAAAAGCTGAATGTAAAAAATTATATAGATGAACACAGCTGCTCCGTGCAGGAAGCTGCGAGGGAGTGCCGTTATTATTTTTTTGAGCGGATGATCGCACGCTTTAAGGCCGATGTGCTGGCAACGGGACACCATGGCGATGACCAGATCGAAACGATGGTAATGAGGCAGGTCCGGGGAGCTGGTTCGGGACTCGGCGGAATCCCAGTCACCCGCAGTCTTGGAGGAGGGAAGCTGATCCGGCCTTTTCTAAATGTAAGTAAAGACGATATCCTTCTTTATTGTGAAGAAAACGGGATTCCATACCGTACAGATCATAGCAATGAGGAGGATAAGTATACAAGGAACCGGTTCAGAAAGCAGGTTCTTCCTTTCTTTAAGGAGGAAAATCCAAATGTTCACCAGCGTTTTCAGAGTCAAAGTGAGTGGCTTCATGAAGATGATTCCTATTTAACGGGACTTGCGGAAGAGAAACTTTCCGGCGTGATTACCGAACGGACAAAAAAGAGCATCATGATATCTGTGAAAGCATTTCTGGACATGCCCATCCCTTTACAAAGAAGGGCCTTTCATCTAATATTAAACTATCTTTCCATTGACAATATTCGCGTACAGGCATTGAGTATACATAGAAAGGTGTTTATTGATCTGCTTGTACAGGCAAACCCTTCCGGTCACCTTGACTTTCCGGGGGATCTTTTTGTTGAGAGATCCTACGATGTATGTCTTTTTTCAACAGAAAGAGATACGAAGGAAACAGAGGGGGATAAAGTTGATGAACAATTGCCTGTTCCGGGCATGGTTACCTTCAAAAGGGGCAAGATAAAGGCGTCTGTTCAAGAAAACGACAGAGCCGGATCCGGGAGTCTCTGGGTATTTAAAAGCGACCCGGGCCACCTTCCACTGCCCTTGACGGTACGTACAAGAAAAAACGGTGACCGTGTGGTTCCAAAAGGGATGACAGGAACAAAAAAGCTGAAGGACCTCTTTATTAATAAAAAAGTCCCCCGCCATCTTCGCGACAGCTGGCCGGTTGTTACGGACAGGGAGGACCGGATTATCTGGGTTCCCGGCATTGTGCATACGGAAACCGGGAGTGCACTGCCAAAAAAAGATAAGATGCTTTATTTGGAATGCGAGTTAGACGACGATTCTTTTAGGGAAGTGACATAA
- a CDS encoding threonine/serine exporter family protein — MFIIELIICFIATIGFGVIFSVPKRALLLGGGIGVVAYTILSAGLYFDASPVFSTALASLTAALISHFLARYVRIPVTTLAIPGILPLVPGSRAYFTMLAFVDGEYLTGLEYGVETMLRAGAIAAGLVFALAVFSFGKGIGHRYETNR; from the coding sequence TTGTTTATTATTGAACTTATTATTTGTTTTATTGCAACGATCGGTTTCGGCGTTATTTTCAGCGTACCTAAACGGGCCCTTTTGTTAGGCGGGGGGATCGGAGTGGTTGCTTATACGATTTTAAGTGCCGGCCTTTATTTTGATGCGTCTCCTGTATTTTCAACGGCTCTGGCATCTTTAACAGCCGCATTAATCTCCCATTTCCTTGCGCGTTATGTGAGGATTCCTGTTACAACCCTTGCTATTCCAGGTATTCTTCCTCTCGTACCGGGAAGCCGTGCGTATTTCACCATGCTTGCGTTTGTAGATGGTGAGTATCTCACAGGGCTTGAGTACGGAGTTGAAACAATGCTGAGAGCAGGTGCCATTGCAGCAGGGCTTGTTTTTGCTCTTGCCGTATTTTCATTTGGAAAGGGGATTGGTCACCGTTATGAAACGAACCGTTGA
- a CDS encoding threonine/serine exporter family protein, giving the protein MGKSDKVMDICLLAGEIMLTYGAETYRVEETLERMAKAATMKNVHCFATTTGIFLSFEEEGKDDHMQMVRVDDRLQDLNKVTEVNQVSREFVNGQLDVETAEVKLIEIAKAPVPYPLWLIHLSAGIAGSGFSFLFGGDWPDLLPAFIAAILTSVTVVEFERYLKVRFAAEFMAAFIGGTAAIALVFFGVGDNINQIVIGSLMPLVPGVPLTNAVRDLMSGDLVAGVSRGSEALLTSLSIASGVAFAISLFL; this is encoded by the coding sequence ATGGGGAAATCGGACAAGGTCATGGATATCTGCCTTTTGGCCGGTGAAATCATGCTCACGTACGGTGCAGAGACATACCGGGTAGAAGAAACGTTAGAGCGGATGGCAAAGGCAGCGACAATGAAAAATGTGCACTGTTTTGCCACCACTACTGGTATTTTTCTTTCTTTTGAGGAAGAGGGGAAAGACGACCATATGCAGATGGTCCGTGTTGACGACAGGCTTCAGGACTTAAACAAAGTGACCGAAGTGAACCAGGTCTCGAGAGAGTTTGTTAACGGACAACTCGATGTGGAGACAGCAGAGGTGAAACTTATTGAGATTGCCAAAGCACCGGTTCCTTACCCGTTATGGCTTATCCATCTGAGTGCAGGGATAGCCGGCAGCGGTTTTTCATTTTTATTTGGAGGGGACTGGCCCGATCTGCTTCCTGCATTTATTGCTGCAATCCTCACAAGTGTGACGGTTGTAGAATTTGAACGGTATTTAAAAGTGAGGTTTGCCGCTGAGTTTATGGCTGCCTTTATTGGCGGAACGGCCGCCATTGCCCTTGTTTTTTTCGGAGTGGGAGATAATATCAATCAAATTGTGATCGGCTCACTGATGCCCCTTGTTCCAGGGGTTCCATTGACCAACGCCGTAAGGGACCTGATGTCCGGTGACCTGGTTGCCGGGGTGAGCAGAGGATCTGAGGCTCTGCTCACATCGTTATCCATTGCGAGCGGTGTCGCATTTGCAATCTCCTTATTTCTCTGA
- a CDS encoding protein kinase domain-containing protein, with the protein MREPISKKQGCKLYPEQNVNGRWHKNRYKIIRELGWGATGTVYLTETKEGPAALKVGRDAMSITSEVNVLKHFSKVQGDHLGPSLIDVDDVVTPSGTYPFYVMEYLKGEEVLPFLRNRGGEWTGIIGVQLLGDLDRLHRAGWTFGDLKPENLLVTGPPLRVRWFDVGGTTKMGRSVKEYTEFFDRGYWGLGSRKAEPSYDLFSVGMIMINSGYPSRFERSDKDNLKLLVSRAEQKPGLKPYVPIITKALGGHYRDALHMRRELAEVIGRTHFSTRQEVHPGSGKVIAPSVRKPLVNRKSYKRQVQKEKKRSSGVLETVLVASFLLLAYVLYLFGQMM; encoded by the coding sequence ATGAGAGAACCGATCTCGAAGAAACAGGGATGTAAACTGTATCCGGAACAGAACGTGAACGGAAGGTGGCACAAAAACCGGTATAAGATTATAAGAGAACTGGGATGGGGCGCCACAGGGACAGTTTATCTGACCGAGACAAAAGAGGGGCCGGCCGCACTTAAGGTGGGGCGGGATGCCATGTCCATTACGTCGGAAGTAAATGTATTAAAGCACTTTTCAAAGGTCCAAGGAGATCACCTTGGGCCTTCTCTCATCGATGTGGATGATGTTGTTACACCTTCAGGTACGTACCCTTTTTATGTAATGGAGTACCTGAAAGGAGAAGAGGTGCTTCCCTTTTTAAGGAACAGAGGAGGAGAATGGACCGGGATCATCGGAGTCCAGCTTCTTGGTGATCTAGACCGCCTCCACCGTGCAGGGTGGACGTTTGGAGACTTAAAACCGGAGAACCTTCTCGTTACAGGTCCACCCCTAAGAGTAAGGTGGTTTGATGTAGGAGGAACTACCAAGATGGGACGGTCAGTCAAGGAGTATACGGAGTTTTTTGACCGTGGCTACTGGGGACTGGGCAGCAGAAAAGCGGAGCCATCCTATGACCTGTTCTCCGTAGGAATGATCATGATCAACTCTGGCTATCCTTCAAGGTTTGAACGGTCAGATAAGGATAACCTCAAGCTTCTTGTGAGCAGGGCTGAGCAGAAGCCGGGGCTCAAACCTTATGTGCCGATTATTACAAAGGCCCTTGGCGGACACTACCGGGATGCTCTTCATATGCGAAGGGAGCTTGCGGAGGTGATCGGCCGAACACATTTTTCCACCAGGCAGGAAGTACATCCCGGCTCAGGGAAAGTAATTGCGCCGTCTGTAAGAAAACCGCTCGTGAACCGCAAGTCATATAAACGACAGGTACAAAAAGAGAAAAAGCGCTCCTCAGGTGTATTGGAAACGGTCCTTGTAGCCTCTTTCCTTCTTCTCGCTTATGTTCTATACTTATTTGGACAAATGATGTAG
- a CDS encoding vWA domain-containing protein, whose product MKKGTLRQVLLLTDGCSNAGEDPVAIAALAKEQGITINVIGIVEESRSGEHGLNEVEQIASSGGGISQIVYAKQLSQTVQMVTRKAMTQTIQGVVNKELQQILGEAHELEDLSPAKRGQVVEVVDDLGETMDLEVLILVDTSASMTKKLPMVQEALIDLSVSLRSRTGANQFSLYSFPGKRKDVEKRLGWTPHLDSLSGVFKKLTPGGLTPTGPALQEALHIFYKRMDRSEVERDERTDLEETGM is encoded by the coding sequence ATGAAGAAAGGTACGCTCAGGCAGGTATTGTTGTTAACGGACGGATGCTCAAATGCAGGTGAAGACCCTGTTGCGATTGCTGCTCTGGCTAAGGAGCAGGGCATTACCATTAATGTAATCGGGATTGTGGAAGAATCCCGAAGCGGTGAGCACGGTTTAAATGAAGTCGAGCAGATCGCTTCCTCCGGTGGAGGGATCAGCCAGATTGTGTATGCAAAGCAGCTCTCCCAGACGGTACAGATGGTTACGAGAAAAGCAATGACACAGACGATACAAGGGGTGGTAAATAAAGAGCTTCAGCAGATTCTTGGTGAAGCACATGAATTGGAAGACTTATCGCCTGCCAAGAGGGGACAGGTAGTTGAAGTGGTTGATGACCTTGGTGAAACGATGGACCTTGAAGTGCTGATATTAGTCGATACGAGTGCAAGTATGACAAAGAAGCTGCCGATGGTGCAGGAAGCGTTAATTGACTTGAGCGTAAGTTTACGGTCCCGTACAGGGGCTAACCAATTTTCTCTCTATTCGTTCCCGGGAAAACGAAAAGACGTAGAGAAACGGTTAGGGTGGACCCCGCACCTGGACTCCCTTTCAGGTGTGTTTAAAAAGCTTACGCCTGGCGGACTGACACCGACAGGACCGGCGCTTCAGGAAGCTCTTCATATCTTCTATAAGCGTATGGACAGAAGTGAGGTCGAACGAGATGAGAGAACCGATCTCGAAGAAACAGGGATGTAA
- the spoIIE gene encoding stage II sporulation protein E codes for MLGRLTYRATSQTSAIPIPAKPFSRLSKRLVAWLEKPSVKDAKRTFWIILIGFLLGRAVILMHLLPFAVPFLAVMLHWQKSKAKWALLAIWAGAATISVSFAAYAVGATIAYLILHRIITVLRPQSNMIPMTVFITVAAVRFSVISVQEGISSYGAMIAGVEAGLALVVTLIFFQSIPILFERKNKMSLRHEEVVSIVIFLASVMTGTVGWLLYNLSVEFIIARYLVLVFAFVGGAAIGSTVGVVVGLILSLANVANLFHMSLLAFSGLLGGLLKEGKKIGVCLGLLIGTGLMGMYGDNQTALSVSMMETGVAIAIFLLTPKKWIEHLARYIPGTAEHAVEQQQYLRKIRDLTAGKVEQFSRLFYTLSNSFSDVNEEAPGKEPGRDVDLFLSKITEKTCQTCMKKHQCWTRKFSETYNIMERTMQEIEDNKDVYDRRLMSDLHAHCIKHDKVIRAVKDEIGQIHANKQLRKQIMESRRLVADQLRGVSKVMEDFAKDIQREQKTHELQEDQISESLLKAGIPVEQVEVYSLDNGNVDIEMIISHNEYNEGEKVIAPLLSHILKETIVVKHTEKASLAGGAERLVFGSAKQYVVSTGASQTAKGGKWISGDSYSTMELGAGKYALAISDGMGNGKRAHLESNDTIELLKNILRSGIEETVAIKSINSVLALRSEEEMFSTLDLVMIDMQDASAKFLKVGSIPSFLKRGRQVKMIESGNLPIGMITDVEVDVVNEQLKSGDLLIMMSDGIFDGPANIENREVWMKRVINEMKTNDPQEVADLLMERVIREGGGIHDDMTVVVARIDHHLPKWATIPVAFEEKAFAKSSG; via the coding sequence ATGTTAGGACGTCTTACTTACCGTGCGACCAGCCAAACCTCGGCGATTCCAATACCAGCAAAACCATTCTCCCGCCTTTCCAAGCGGTTGGTAGCCTGGCTCGAAAAACCGAGCGTAAAAGATGCAAAAAGAACGTTCTGGATTATCCTGATCGGCTTTCTGCTCGGACGAGCTGTCATCCTTATGCATTTATTACCATTTGCAGTACCATTTTTGGCAGTAATGCTTCACTGGCAGAAATCAAAAGCAAAATGGGCTCTGCTTGCCATATGGGCCGGAGCAGCAACGATCTCGGTTTCTTTTGCGGCTTATGCGGTCGGGGCAACGATTGCTTATCTGATTCTGCACAGGATCATCACGGTACTCAGGCCCCAAAGTAATATGATTCCCATGACCGTGTTTATAACCGTAGCTGCGGTCAGGTTCTCTGTCATTTCAGTTCAGGAAGGGATTTCGAGCTACGGCGCCATGATTGCAGGAGTGGAAGCAGGTCTTGCTTTAGTAGTAACCTTGATCTTTTTCCAAAGCATCCCGATCCTTTTCGAGAGAAAGAACAAAATGTCTCTCAGGCATGAAGAGGTTGTGAGTATCGTTATTTTTCTGGCGTCGGTCATGACGGGAACAGTCGGATGGCTTTTATATAATCTGTCGGTGGAATTTATCATTGCACGCTATCTCGTACTCGTATTTGCTTTTGTCGGAGGAGCTGCCATTGGGTCCACGGTAGGGGTGGTTGTAGGGCTTATTCTCAGTCTTGCAAACGTGGCAAATTTGTTTCATATGAGTCTCCTGGCCTTTTCAGGTCTTCTTGGCGGACTTTTGAAAGAGGGTAAAAAAATCGGGGTATGTCTTGGTTTGTTAATCGGAACCGGACTGATGGGGATGTATGGTGACAACCAGACCGCACTCAGTGTTTCTATGATGGAGACAGGTGTTGCGATCGCGATATTCCTTTTAACACCCAAGAAGTGGATCGAGCACCTTGCACGCTATATACCGGGTACGGCTGAGCATGCGGTGGAGCAGCAGCAGTACCTGCGAAAAATCCGCGATTTAACAGCAGGTAAAGTAGAGCAGTTTTCCCGGCTTTTTTACACACTTTCAAACAGCTTTTCTGATGTAAATGAAGAAGCCCCCGGCAAAGAGCCGGGACGTGACGTGGATTTGTTTTTAAGCAAAATCACGGAAAAAACGTGCCAGACATGTATGAAAAAACATCAGTGCTGGACGAGAAAGTTCTCGGAAACCTATAACATCATGGAGCGGACAATGCAGGAGATTGAAGACAATAAAGATGTTTATGACAGGCGGTTAATGAGTGACCTTCACGCCCACTGTATTAAGCACGATAAGGTGATCAGGGCGGTAAAGGATGAAATCGGCCAGATTCATGCCAACAAGCAGCTCAGAAAACAGATCATGGAGAGCCGTCGCCTGGTTGCCGATCAGCTCAGGGGAGTCTCAAAAGTCATGGAGGACTTCGCAAAGGATATTCAGCGGGAACAAAAGACTCATGAGCTTCAGGAAGATCAGATCAGTGAGTCACTTCTGAAGGCGGGAATTCCGGTGGAACAGGTTGAGGTGTACTCCCTTGATAACGGTAATGTGGATATTGAGATGATCATTTCCCACAATGAATACAACGAAGGAGAAAAGGTGATCGCACCACTCCTTTCACATATATTGAAGGAAACCATCGTGGTCAAACATACTGAGAAGGCTTCTCTTGCAGGAGGGGCGGAAAGACTCGTATTCGGTTCGGCAAAGCAATACGTTGTTTCAACCGGAGCTTCCCAGACAGCTAAGGGGGGCAAATGGATTTCAGGTGACAGTTATTCAACGATGGAGCTAGGTGCCGGTAAATATGCCTTGGCCATCAGTGATGGAATGGGGAACGGAAAGCGGGCACACTTGGAGAGTAACGATACAATCGAGCTCCTTAAGAATATTCTCCGCTCCGGAATTGAAGAAACAGTAGCTATTAAGTCCATAAACTCCGTTTTAGCACTCAGGTCCGAAGAAGAAATGTTCTCAACTCTGGATCTGGTGATGATTGATATGCAGGATGCGTCGGCCAAGTTTTTGAAAGTAGGGTCGATACCAAGCTTTTTAAAGCGTGGAAGGCAGGTGAAGATGATTGAATCGGGTAATTTGCCAATTGGAATGATCACAGATGTGGAAGTAGATGTGGTCAATGAGCAGTTAAAGAGCGGGGATCTTCTCATCATGATGAGCGACGGGATCTTTGACGGCCCGGCTAACATTGAAAACAGGGAGGTGTGGATGAAGCGCGTTATTAACGAAATGAAGACGAATGATCCCCAAGAGGTGGCGGATCTCCTGATGGAACGGGTCATTCGCGAAGGAGGAGGGATTCATGACGACATGACGGTGGTTGTTGCCCGCATTGACCACCACTTGCCAAAATGGGCAACCATTCCGGTCGCCTTTGAAGAAAAGGCGTTCGCTAAATCATCCGGATGA
- a CDS encoding S1 domain-containing RNA-binding protein, whose product MSIEVGSKLKGKITGITNFGAFVELPGGSTGLVHISEVADNYVKDINEHLTVGDEVEVKVLNVESDGKIGLSIRKAKDKPAGQSSGHGQGQGRPQRRGGSGPRQQRPRTMSFEDKMNRFLKDSEERLTSLKRQTESKRGSRGTKR is encoded by the coding sequence ATGTCGATTGAAGTAGGCAGCAAGCTGAAAGGGAAAATCACTGGTATTACTAACTTTGGAGCGTTCGTTGAACTTCCCGGAGGCTCAACCGGACTTGTCCACATCAGTGAAGTAGCGGATAACTATGTCAAGGATATCAATGAACATCTCACTGTTGGTGACGAAGTAGAAGTGAAAGTATTGAATGTGGAAAGTGACGGAAAGATCGGCCTCTCCATCCGCAAAGCAAAAGATAAGCCGGCAGGACAAAGCTCAGGTCACGGCCAGGGACAAGGACGCCCGCAGCGCCGAGGAGGCAGCGGCCCCCGTCAGCAGCGTCCGAGAACGATGTCTTTCGAAGATAAAATGAATCGTTTCTTAAAAGACAGTGAAGAGCGCCTGACTTCTTTGAAGCGTCAAACGGAATCAAAGCGTGGGAGTCGCGGTACGAAACGATAA
- a CDS encoding FtsB family cell division protein: MHDHRRVNFERLASEYAEEQEQLKEQKRRRRKGLVRRMSVFGVLMFAMFIFTVFTLFSQHSTIQEQEKIQEELDQNLANLEKEELELKEEKQLLQDYDYIAELARRDYFLTKPGETLFQLPRSSSD, from the coding sequence GTGCATGATCATCGCAGAGTCAACTTCGAGCGACTCGCTTCCGAATATGCTGAGGAGCAGGAGCAGTTGAAAGAACAAAAGAGAAGAAGACGAAAAGGGTTAGTCCGCCGCATGTCCGTTTTTGGCGTCCTGATGTTTGCGATGTTCATTTTTACTGTCTTCACACTTTTCTCCCAGCACAGCACCATCCAGGAACAGGAGAAAATACAGGAAGAGCTTGACCAGAACCTCGCAAATCTTGAAAAGGAAGAACTTGAATTGAAAGAGGAAAAACAACTGCTTCAGGATTATGATTATATTGCGGAGCTTGCCAGAAGAGATTACTTCTTAACAAAACCGGGAGAGACACTCTTTCAACTGCCGCGATCGTCATCGGATTGA